From Cellulosimicrobium cellulans, the proteins below share one genomic window:
- a CDS encoding amidohydrolase: MTTSSSPARSSSRPVPRTARRSVAVVNGYVVPVAADPIENGTVLIEGGIITAVGADVVVPDGVPTLDAHGRWVLPGFVEAHAHMGVMEEAEGWAGNDTNEMTDPNGAALRAIDAINVEDEGFRDALVGGVTSAVVKPGSGNPIGGQTVAIKTWGGRTVDEQVIREAVSVKSALGENPKRVYGDQKKTPSTRLGVAKVIRAAFVDAQNYAAKRDAAEAKGEPFDRDLAKETLARVLAGELYWDQHTHRADDIATALRLADEFGYKLVVNHGTDGAAVADVLAERDVPVIFGPLFTSRSKIELRNRDIANLGALARAGVRVAITTDHPVVPINFLVHQASLAVKEGLDRDTALRALTVNPAAFLGLDDRVGALAPGLDGDVVVWSGDPLDVTSRAEHVLVTGTEVYTWDVEANDGRGAGHVVERGERFRA, translated from the coding sequence ATGACGACCTCATCCAGCCCCGCCCGCAGCTCATCCCGTCCGGTCCCGCGCACCGCGCGCCGGAGCGTCGCCGTCGTGAACGGCTACGTCGTGCCCGTCGCCGCTGACCCGATCGAGAACGGGACCGTCCTGATCGAGGGCGGGATCATCACCGCGGTCGGCGCGGACGTCGTCGTGCCCGACGGCGTCCCGACCCTCGACGCGCACGGCCGGTGGGTGCTGCCCGGCTTCGTCGAGGCGCACGCCCACATGGGCGTCATGGAGGAGGCCGAGGGCTGGGCCGGCAACGACACGAACGAGATGACCGACCCGAACGGCGCGGCGCTGCGCGCGATCGACGCGATCAACGTCGAGGACGAGGGCTTCCGCGACGCGCTCGTGGGCGGCGTGACGAGCGCCGTCGTGAAGCCGGGCTCGGGCAACCCCATCGGCGGCCAGACGGTCGCGATCAAGACGTGGGGCGGGCGCACGGTCGACGAGCAGGTGATCCGCGAGGCCGTGTCCGTGAAGTCGGCGCTCGGCGAGAACCCCAAGCGCGTCTACGGGGACCAGAAGAAGACGCCCTCCACGCGGCTCGGTGTCGCGAAGGTCATCCGCGCGGCGTTCGTCGACGCGCAGAACTACGCCGCCAAGCGCGACGCCGCCGAGGCGAAGGGCGAGCCGTTCGACCGCGACCTCGCCAAGGAGACCCTCGCGCGCGTCCTCGCGGGCGAGCTCTACTGGGACCAGCACACGCACCGCGCCGACGACATCGCGACGGCCCTGCGCCTCGCGGACGAGTTCGGCTACAAGCTGGTCGTCAACCACGGGACCGACGGCGCGGCCGTCGCCGACGTGCTCGCCGAGCGCGACGTCCCGGTCATCTTCGGCCCCCTGTTCACGTCGCGCTCCAAGATCGAGCTGCGCAACCGTGACATCGCGAACCTCGGGGCGCTGGCGCGCGCGGGCGTGCGCGTCGCGATCACGACCGACCACCCGGTCGTGCCGATCAACTTCCTCGTGCACCAGGCGTCGCTCGCGGTGAAGGAGGGCCTCGACCGCGACACCGCGCTGCGGGCGCTCACCGTCAACCCGGCGGCGTTCCTCGGCCTCGACGACCGGGTCGGCGCGCTCGCTCCGGGCCTCGACGGGGACGTCGTCGTGTGGTCGGGCGACCCGCTGGACGTGACGTCGCGCGCCGAGCACGTGCTGGTCACCGGCACCGAGGTCTACACGTGGGACGTCGAGGCGAACGACGGCCGCGGCGCGGGCCACGTCGTCGAGCGCGGCGAGCGCTTCCGCGCCTGA
- a CDS encoding copper resistance CopC/CopD family protein: MGRPSVLRRVVAVVVGAAAAVLLAILASGPAAAHAVLVGTDPRDGTVLDAPPDALTITFNEPVQVVTGGTTVLAADGSPVDVDVAAVDDALVVTPATTLDDGTYVVSWRVVSLDTHPVAGAFTFSVGAPSATSVEARVAEPTAALVAVRALDQAAVYAGTFLVAGLVGFELLVLHASPGAAPVLRRRLQRVRRWALVAAGAGIVLAVPLTPAWQAGGGLGALVDPATWAAGVTTDSTLAGALGLAGLVVTTLLAPRAARETRAAWPAGVVLGAAALALGSLVLVGHTRTFGPPWLVVTADALHVVAGAVWLGGVVGLALVLAPSARVDARRSAVTVARFSALGAWVVLALAVTGTVLGWRILGTLDALVSTTYGQTLLVKVGVALCLVGIAAWNRYRLVPALGDDGPGGHGAGAAGATARRRLGRTVTAEAVLLALVLAVTGVLVSRSPVAADPAVEEATTPAVEVVEELGDGTLHARITPGRVGVNALEIELLDADGKPLEPVAVPELSTTLADPALGPFTRPLTQTGTGAYEATLDLPMAGDWTLHVSVRTSKYENPIVEIPVEVSS, from the coding sequence GTGGGCCGCCCCTCGGTGCTGCGCCGGGTGGTGGCCGTCGTCGTCGGTGCCGCGGCCGCGGTCCTGCTCGCGATCCTCGCGAGCGGCCCGGCCGCGGCCCACGCCGTCCTCGTGGGCACGGACCCGCGGGACGGCACCGTCCTCGACGCGCCGCCCGACGCGCTGACCATCACCTTCAACGAGCCCGTCCAGGTCGTGACCGGCGGGACGACGGTCCTCGCCGCCGACGGCTCGCCCGTCGACGTGGACGTCGCCGCGGTCGACGACGCGCTCGTCGTCACCCCGGCCACGACGCTCGACGACGGCACGTACGTCGTGAGCTGGCGCGTCGTGTCCCTCGACACGCACCCCGTCGCCGGGGCCTTCACGTTCTCCGTGGGGGCGCCCAGCGCGACGTCCGTCGAGGCCCGGGTGGCCGAGCCGACGGCGGCGCTCGTCGCCGTGCGCGCGCTCGACCAGGCCGCGGTCTACGCGGGAACGTTCCTCGTCGCGGGACTCGTCGGGTTCGAGCTTCTCGTGCTGCACGCGTCGCCCGGGGCCGCGCCGGTCCTGCGCCGCCGCCTGCAGCGCGTCCGACGGTGGGCGCTCGTCGCCGCGGGCGCCGGCATCGTGCTCGCGGTCCCGCTCACCCCGGCCTGGCAGGCCGGGGGCGGGCTGGGCGCTCTCGTCGACCCCGCGACGTGGGCGGCGGGAGTCACGACCGACTCCACGCTCGCGGGCGCGCTCGGCCTCGCCGGCCTCGTCGTCACGACGCTGCTGGCGCCCCGCGCGGCACGGGAGACCCGGGCGGCGTGGCCCGCCGGGGTCGTGCTCGGCGCGGCGGCCCTGGCGCTGGGCTCGCTCGTGCTCGTGGGGCACACCCGCACGTTCGGCCCGCCCTGGCTGGTCGTCACGGCGGACGCGCTCCACGTCGTGGCCGGGGCCGTGTGGCTCGGCGGGGTCGTCGGCCTCGCGCTCGTGCTCGCACCGTCCGCGCGCGTCGACGCGCGGCGGTCGGCGGTCACCGTCGCGCGGTTCTCGGCGCTCGGCGCGTGGGTCGTCCTCGCGCTCGCCGTCACCGGGACCGTCCTGGGGTGGCGCATCCTCGGCACGCTCGACGCCCTCGTGTCGACGACGTACGGCCAGACCCTGCTCGTCAAGGTCGGCGTCGCGCTGTGCCTCGTCGGCATCGCGGCCTGGAACCGGTACCGGCTCGTCCCCGCGCTCGGCGACGACGGTCCGGGCGGGCACGGTGCCGGTGCGGCCGGGGCGACCGCGCGCCGTCGGCTCGGCCGGACGGTGACGGCGGAGGCGGTGCTGCTCGCGCTCGTGCTCGCGGTGACGGGCGTGCTCGTCTCGCGGAGCCCCGTCGCGGCGGACCCGGCCGTCGAGGAGGCCACGACCCCGGCGGTCGAGGTGGTCGAGGAGCTCGGCGACGGGACCCTGCACGCGCGGATCACCCCGGGGCGGGTGGGCGTCAACGCGCTCGAGATCGAGCTGCTCGACGCTGACGGGAAGCCCCTGGAGCCCGTCGCCGTGCCCGAGCTGTCGACGACGCTCGCCGACCCCGCGCTCGGCCCGTTCACCCGTCCCCTCACGCAGACGGGGACCGGCGCGTACGAGGCGACGCTCGACCTGCCGATGGCGGGCGACTGGACCCTCCACGTGAGCGTCCGGACGTCCAAGTACGAGAACCCGATCGTCGAGATCCCCGTGG
- a CDS encoding cold-shock protein: protein MATGTVKWFNAEKGFGFIAPSDGTADVFAHYSEINSSGYRSLEENQSVSFDVTQGPKGPQATNIQAL, encoded by the coding sequence ATGGCTACAGGCACCGTGAAGTGGTTCAACGCGGAGAAGGGGTTCGGCTTCATCGCCCCCTCCGACGGCACCGCCGACGTGTTCGCCCACTACAGCGAGATCAACTCGAGCGGCTACCGCTCGCTCGAGGAGAACCAGAGCGTCTCGTTCGACGTCACCCAGGGCCCCAAGGGCCCGCAGGCGACGAACATCCAGGCTCTCTGA
- a CDS encoding Pr6Pr family membrane protein, which yields MHVVVGLFRLFLVVLALVGTRAIWRDGDVEGLIYFTNQTGFLIAVVFTWAGVASILRRRQPPGWLKGGVTLFAAITGLVANLVLAPEDPGAPAVFLGLTDGQIEHELLPLAVFVDFLLLDAHRRLRGLDAARWLLYPLAYFAFTTIRGFVSPGSEYPYGFVDLDALGWTGLLVNVVLYGAGFFVLGLVIVGIDRLLPTGPAIGRYADRSPDLESPEPAGAAGSPDDASASR from the coding sequence ATGCACGTCGTCGTCGGACTGTTCCGGCTGTTCCTCGTCGTCCTCGCCCTCGTCGGGACGCGCGCCATCTGGCGCGACGGCGACGTCGAGGGACTGATCTACTTCACGAACCAGACGGGTTTCCTCATCGCCGTCGTGTTCACGTGGGCCGGGGTCGCGTCGATCCTGCGCCGCCGGCAGCCCCCGGGTTGGCTCAAGGGCGGCGTGACCCTGTTCGCCGCCATCACCGGCCTCGTCGCCAACCTCGTGCTCGCGCCCGAGGACCCCGGCGCCCCGGCCGTGTTCCTCGGCCTGACCGACGGCCAGATCGAGCACGAGCTCCTCCCGCTGGCGGTGTTCGTCGACTTCCTCCTGCTCGACGCGCACCGGCGCCTGCGCGGCCTCGACGCCGCGCGCTGGCTCCTGTACCCGCTGGCGTACTTCGCGTTCACGACGATCCGCGGGTTCGTGAGCCCCGGCAGCGAGTACCCGTACGGGTTCGTCGACCTCGACGCCCTCGGGTGGACCGGGCTGCTCGTCAACGTCGTGCTCTACGGGGCGGGCTTCTTCGTGCTCGGCCTCGTCATCGTCGGGATCGACCGGCTCCTGCCCACCGGGCCGGCGATCGGTCGGTACGCCGACCGCTCGCCCGACCTGGAGTCCCCGGAGCCGGCGGGAGCGGCGGGCAGCCCGGACGACGCGTCCGCGTCACGCTAG
- a CDS encoding YcnI family copper-binding membrane protein yields the protein MRKTLRAVGAAALTTGIVVVGAGAAAAHVTVTPDTTDAGAYALLTFGVPHGCGDSPTTKVSVQVPEQIVTVTPTVNPGWDVEKVMAALDEPVDDGHGGQYTERVAEVVYTAKAPLPDGYRDALVLSLKLPDAAGDTLVFPTVQECVDGETAWVQVAAEGEDGHDLEAPAPLVELTAAEGDGHDAAAETVADDADAAASAEPADGSDGAPAALTWTALVLAAAGLVLGALGFVRSRPKA from the coding sequence ATGCGAAAGACCCTGCGCGCCGTCGGCGCCGCCGCCCTCACCACCGGGATCGTCGTCGTCGGCGCGGGCGCCGCGGCCGCCCACGTCACCGTCACCCCCGACACGACCGACGCGGGCGCGTACGCGCTGCTCACGTTCGGCGTCCCGCACGGCTGCGGCGACTCGCCGACCACGAAGGTCTCCGTCCAGGTCCCCGAGCAGATCGTCACCGTGACGCCCACCGTCAACCCCGGCTGGGACGTCGAGAAGGTCATGGCGGCCCTCGACGAGCCGGTCGACGACGGGCACGGCGGCCAGTACACCGAGCGCGTCGCCGAGGTCGTCTACACCGCCAAGGCCCCGCTGCCCGACGGCTACCGAGACGCCCTCGTGCTCTCGCTCAAGCTCCCCGACGCGGCGGGGGACACGCTCGTCTTCCCGACGGTCCAGGAGTGCGTCGATGGCGAGACCGCCTGGGTCCAGGTCGCGGCCGAGGGCGAGGACGGGCACGACCTCGAGGCGCCCGCGCCGCTGGTCGAGCTGACGGCCGCCGAGGGCGACGGGCACGACGCCGCGGCCGAGACCGTCGCGGACGACGCCGACGCCGCGGCGTCCGCGGAGCCGGCGGACGGTTCCGACGGCGCGCCCGCCGCGCTCACCTGGACGGCGCTCGTCCTCGCGGCGGCGGGCCTCGTGCTCGGGGCGCTCGGGTTCGTGCGCTCGCGTCCGAAGGCCTGA
- a CDS encoding copper resistance CopC family protein — protein sequence MTLSLRRPLSAVPALLALVAAAALALGLTAALATLTAAPASAHDRILSSDPADGAQLATPPTAITLTFNTEPLPVEPQVVVSDSAGTVVTQGAPAIDGSTATFALDPAVALGGDTYTVAWRVVSSDGHPIEGTFAFTVAAQPEAPVAEEPTTDEATPEEPASEEATTDAAEETSPEPATPVATDAEDGGSSVVPVLVGLGALVVAAAVVVVIVVRRRGAATGDDAPHDPED from the coding sequence ATGACCCTCTCCCTGCGCCGACCCCTGTCGGCCGTCCCCGCCCTCCTCGCGCTCGTCGCCGCCGCGGCGCTGGCCCTCGGCCTCACCGCCGCGCTCGCGACGCTCACCGCCGCTCCGGCCTCGGCGCACGACCGCATCCTCAGCTCGGACCCGGCCGACGGCGCGCAGCTCGCGACGCCCCCGACCGCGATCACGCTGACCTTCAACACGGAGCCGCTCCCCGTCGAGCCGCAGGTCGTGGTCTCGGACTCCGCCGGCACGGTCGTCACGCAGGGCGCGCCCGCGATCGACGGCAGCACCGCGACGTTCGCGCTCGACCCCGCCGTCGCGCTCGGCGGCGACACGTACACCGTCGCGTGGCGCGTCGTCTCGTCCGACGGCCACCCCATCGAGGGCACGTTCGCGTTCACCGTCGCGGCCCAGCCCGAGGCGCCGGTCGCCGAGGAGCCCACGACGGACGAGGCGACTCCGGAGGAGCCCGCGTCCGAGGAGGCCACCACCGACGCGGCCGAGGAGACGTCGCCGGAGCCCGCGACGCCGGTGGCGACGGACGCGGAGGACGGCGGCTCGTCGGTCGTCCCCGTGCTCGTGGGGCTCGGCGCGCTCGTGGTCGCCGCCGCGGTCGTCGTCGTGATCGTCGTCCGTCGCCGCGGCGCGGCGACGGGCGACGACGCGCCGCACGACCCCGAGGACTGA